In the genome of Cryptomeria japonica chromosome 8, Sugi_1.0, whole genome shotgun sequence, one region contains:
- the LOC131069266 gene encoding mavicyanin-like, whose amino-acid sequence MICDPVDAANVFTVGDDMGWTTGFDYQAWAEDKQFHVKDVLVFNYPQGFHNVLVVNGSSLTNCVKESAFGTSGTFESGQDNLEIQIKSGNIFVISSVGQDCENGMKLKMTVTASPAPARASSLSIGDSEENSPIPAPSSGYRSKPW is encoded by the exons ATGATATGTGACCCAGTCGATGCTGCCAACGTTTTTACAGTGGGTGACGACATGGGATGGACGACTGGATTTGATTACCAGGCGTGGGCAGAAGACAAACAATTCCATGTTAAAGACGTTCTCG TGTTCAACTACCCACAGGGTTTTCACAACGTGTTAGTGGTAAATGGCTCGTCATTGACAAACTGTGTTAAAGAATCAGCCTTTGGTACCTCTGGTACGTTTGAGAGCGGCCAAGACAATCTAGAAATACAGATCAAAAGCGGGAATATATTCGTCATCTCTAGTGTGGGGCAGGATTGTGAAAATGGTATGAAGCTCAAAATGACAGTTACTGCTTCACCTGCACCTGCACGAGCATCATCACTTTCGATTGGAGATTCAGAAGAAAATTCACCTATTCCTGCTCCATCTTCTGGCTATCGCTCAAAGCCTTGGTAG